A region from the Azospirillum thermophilum genome encodes:
- a CDS encoding tail assembly protein — protein sequence MTAIHLHGALGKQFGRTHSYHVRDAAEAVRALTATMPGFEHCFRQGQYRLVRGKHTRSGTDLTVDTLTLGLGSADLHIIPVPAGSKRGGGKAILGAVIMAVAIAGAIYTGGGSLALGAEASIGGVGFDVSYGSLGLFGATMMLSGISQMLTKTPKSTIVDANQSYLFSGPVNSTEQGGSVPLIYGRARVGSNVISSGMDTAQAGTAGTMVNSGNAGSTMGSVVGGLFGSDAGSGGTGSNANDAWQGGSGG from the coding sequence ATGACCGCTATCCACCTGCACGGCGCGCTCGGCAAGCAGTTCGGCCGCACCCACAGCTATCATGTCCGTGATGCTGCTGAAGCTGTCCGGGCGCTGACGGCCACCATGCCCGGCTTCGAGCATTGCTTTCGTCAGGGTCAATATCGGCTAGTGCGTGGCAAGCACACCCGCTCCGGGACCGATCTGACCGTCGATACGCTGACGCTCGGCCTCGGCAGTGCCGACCTGCATATCATCCCGGTGCCGGCTGGTTCCAAGCGTGGCGGCGGCAAGGCGATCCTGGGCGCGGTCATCATGGCTGTGGCGATTGCCGGTGCGATCTATACGGGCGGCGGCTCGCTGGCATTGGGTGCAGAGGCGAGCATCGGCGGCGTTGGTTTCGACGTGTCCTATGGCTCACTTGGGCTGTTCGGCGCGACGATGATGCTGTCCGGCATCAGCCAGATGCTGACGAAGACGCCGAAGTCGACCATCGTCGATGCAAACCAGTCCTATCTGTTCTCCGGCCCGGTCAACTCGACCGAGCAGGGCGGTTCCGTCCCTCTGATCTATGGCCGAGCCCGTGTCGGCTCGAACGTCATTTCGTCGGGCATGGATACGGCCCAGGCCGGCACGGCTGGCACAATGGTCAACAGCGGTAATGCCGGCTCGACGATGGGCTCCGTGGTCGGCGGTCTGTTCGGGTCGGATGCCGGCAGCGGCGGCACCGGCTCCAACGCCAATGATGCTTGGCAGGGTGGTAGCGGTGGCTGA
- a CDS encoding superoxide dismutase family protein, with translation MLQPPLRGCARRRPRRRPAGRRTRPRPSAQAALADAQGRQVGTVTLTRFAHGVLIHGALDGLPPGWHGFHIHETGACTPNFAAAGGHFAGAGAKHGLEADHMHVGDLPNIWVGADGKTGFEFVTHLVTLDDGPAGLLKQGGTAFVVHAQPDDYTGQPAGNAGDRIACGVIKKS, from the coding sequence TTGCTTCAGCCGCCTCTGCGCGGCTGCGCTCGCCGCAGGCCCCGCCGCCGCCCAGCAGGCCGGCGCACCCGCCCCCGCCCCAGCGCCCAGGCCGCCCTCGCCGACGCGCAGGGCAGGCAGGTCGGCACCGTCACGCTGACCAGGTTCGCCCACGGCGTCCTGATCCACGGCGCGCTCGACGGGCTGCCGCCCGGCTGGCACGGCTTCCACATCCACGAGACCGGCGCCTGCACCCCCAACTTCGCGGCGGCCGGCGGCCATTTCGCCGGTGCGGGCGCCAAGCACGGGCTGGAGGCCGACCACATGCATGTCGGCGACCTGCCCAACATCTGGGTCGGGGCGGACGGCAAGACCGGGTTCGAGTTCGTCACCCACCTCGTGACGCTCGACGACGGCCCGGCCGGCCTGCTGAAGCAGGGCGGCACCGCCTTCGTGGTCCATGCCCAGCCGGACGACTACACCGGCCAGCCCGCCGGCAATGCCGGCGACCGCATCGCCTGCGGCGTCATCAAGAAGAGCTGA
- a CDS encoding recombinase family protein — translation MGQDITRQAAVYARVSTERQADNDRVSLPDQIQRCKNRCLVDSFSISDELVFQDTTSGTKDETGRPGFAALLKAAEEGRFTRLYVLALDRLARDLVIGVKTLERLEQLGISFVSLQEPGVENVVVRNLLLTLAQEERRKIVSRTANGRSAARAKGRWTQGMVPFGYRLVDGVLQQDPDEAKVVRDIFNAVQAGKGRIAVAGQLNRDNILPPIVELRLPKRDRKARMRTNDPEIGGSWAGLSAFMEKEGAVYWADRPPAWNDSSLHHLIRNPAYHGETVSGQKLTVEPAPIISRDAWSRANEAMTGRHRKGSGEREERLLSGLVVCGCCGRGYAPFRSGRAGTFWYYRCQGRKVTTGCSNPNVRRDKLEQDVVTDVTKFLASRLNRKTFMDFLLGFGARKVEELRRQLDAAQDDLAQMERDHLALVDNAMAMRAAGLGDAAVKPLYDRINALMPAMGERRREVDRLVEELGQTRAQAVEDEREAEEVAFLAENSLFLTPDRPEAFERSLFVDPREVVLLAVKQITIKPDGTPKIDLNDDDDSLARIVRFLANSMLRIHRQLEQQADERQQQRGHTGDIGDHDQDLLDIVKAFVKEKKTMLLSDETDKPLA, via the coding sequence ATGGGCCAGGACATCACAAGACAAGCTGCAGTATATGCCCGAGTATCAACGGAGCGTCAGGCCGACAACGACAGAGTTTCACTTCCAGATCAGATACAACGATGCAAGAACCGTTGCTTGGTTGATAGTTTCTCTATTAGCGATGAACTTGTTTTTCAGGACACAACATCAGGGACGAAGGACGAGACAGGCAGGCCCGGCTTTGCCGCTCTACTCAAGGCCGCCGAAGAGGGACGCTTCACACGGCTGTATGTCCTGGCGCTCGACCGGCTGGCCCGCGACCTCGTGATCGGCGTGAAGACGCTGGAGCGCCTGGAGCAGCTGGGTATCAGCTTTGTGTCGCTGCAGGAGCCGGGCGTCGAGAATGTCGTGGTCCGCAACCTACTGCTGACGCTCGCCCAAGAGGAGCGCCGGAAGATCGTCTCCCGGACGGCGAACGGCCGGAGCGCTGCCCGCGCGAAGGGAAGATGGACGCAGGGTATGGTGCCCTTCGGCTATCGCTTGGTTGATGGCGTGCTTCAACAGGATCCAGACGAGGCAAAGGTCGTCCGCGACATCTTCAACGCCGTTCAGGCCGGCAAGGGGCGGATCGCCGTAGCCGGACAGCTCAACCGCGACAACATTCTGCCTCCGATCGTCGAGTTGCGCCTACCAAAGCGTGACCGCAAGGCGCGCATGCGAACGAACGATCCCGAGATCGGTGGGAGCTGGGCTGGGCTGTCGGCCTTCATGGAGAAAGAAGGCGCGGTATATTGGGCAGATCGCCCCCCGGCTTGGAACGATAGCAGCCTTCATCATCTCATCCGCAATCCCGCCTATCATGGCGAGACGGTGAGCGGTCAGAAGCTCACCGTCGAACCTGCACCGATCATTTCGCGCGATGCCTGGAGCCGCGCAAACGAAGCCATGACCGGCAGACACCGCAAGGGCAGCGGGGAGCGAGAGGAACGGCTGCTGTCCGGCCTAGTGGTATGCGGCTGCTGTGGGCGCGGTTACGCGCCATTCCGTTCGGGTCGTGCTGGGACGTTCTGGTACTATCGTTGCCAGGGTAGAAAGGTCACGACGGGTTGCTCCAACCCGAACGTGCGGCGCGACAAGCTGGAACAGGATGTCGTCACCGACGTCACCAAGTTCCTAGCCAGCCGGCTGAACCGCAAGACCTTCATGGACTTCCTGCTCGGGTTCGGCGCTCGGAAGGTCGAAGAGTTGCGCCGCCAGCTTGACGCCGCACAAGACGATCTCGCGCAGATGGAGCGCGATCACCTCGCCCTGGTCGACAATGCGATGGCGATGCGTGCGGCAGGCCTGGGCGATGCCGCCGTGAAGCCGCTCTATGACCGCATCAACGCCCTGATGCCGGCGATGGGTGAGCGCCGGCGGGAGGTTGATCGACTGGTTGAGGAACTCGGCCAGACCCGCGCCCAGGCCGTCGAGGATGAACGAGAAGCCGAAGAGGTAGCCTTCTTGGCGGAGAACTCACTGTTCCTAACGCCGGATCGCCCAGAGGCTTTCGAGCGGAGCCTGTTTGTCGATCCTCGGGAAGTTGTCCTGCTGGCCGTCAAGCAGATCACCATTAAGCCAGACGGCACCCCGAAGATCGACCTGAACGATGACGACGACTCGCTGGCCCGGATCGTGCGTTTCCTCGCAAACTCGATGCTCCGCATCCACCGGCAGCTTGAGCAACAGGCCGACGAGCGCCAGCAGCAGCGCGGCCACACGGGTGACATCGGCGATCATGACCAAGACCTCCTCGACATCGTAAAGGCCTTTGTGAAGGAGAAAAAGACGATGTTGCTCAGCGATGAGACTGATAAGCCGTTGGCATAG
- a CDS encoding transcriptional repressor, with translation MLIDPRISIATVYRTMRLLEDAQVIERVDLGDGRAATRRRPPTTTHLIDTRTGRIIEFSSPELEMLKERIARELGYRIVDHRLEIYGVPLDDATASVPPPDGGEGRGHPFMRGATRRRRSACPEAQAKPSSATGCPAPSVIEHAATERFEGFGPSV, from the coding sequence GTGCTGATCGACCCGCGGATCTCGATCGCCACGGTCTACCGCACCATGCGTCTGCTGGAGGACGCGCAGGTGATCGAGCGCGTGGACCTCGGCGACGGGCGCGCCGCTACGAGGAGGCGACCGCCGACCACCACCCACCTGATCGACACCCGCACCGGCCGGATCATCGAGTTTTCCAGCCCCGAGCTGGAAATGCTCAAGGAGCGCATCGCGCGCGAGCTGGGCTACCGGATCGTCGATCACCGGCTGGAGATCTACGGCGTCCCGCTCGACGACGCGACGGCCAGCGTGCCGCCCCCAGACGGTGGCGAAGGACGAGGACACCCATTCATGCGTGGCGCGACACGTCGACGGCGATCCGCCTGTCCGGAGGCGCAGGCGAAACCATCGTCAGCCACTGGCTGTCCGGCCCCGTCCGTCATTGAGCATGCCGCCACCGAGCGTTTTGAAGGCTTCGGTCCTTCTGTATGA